Proteins from a genomic interval of Salmo salar chromosome ssa14, Ssal_v3.1, whole genome shotgun sequence:
- the LOC106569245 gene encoding UPF0489 protein C5orf22 homolog: MNCPPLKRVYADLPVWIVEDHCDVVSPIYRAIASRHLPLKNIKMVHLDSHPDLLIPVNMPADTVFDKDTLLSELSIENWIMPMVYAGHVSHVAWLHPYWAQQIKEGEHAFSVGKDSSTTTIRVTSKDDYFLSDGLYVPQDQLENPKPLGLSVVLVNPVACCQRRDMERDIEKSSAKRPRIENKGAGDVNDAQPSASASKSESSSSSCTDSIQPPGDSITSGSSSNGNNREEEKEPLKQPCLKTDKDEGSMTYAVNSLLSVIKQTDPYILDIDLDFFSCKNPFKEMYTQDEYNILQELYSFRKPREDPDEEELTECVERRIRQLEDLEAAFADLVEDDSEETIRRWAANPGMTSLVKLVGSLRSRNEAPDYEMVHQAGLTCDYSELPHHISSEEEVERLVLAVELVLEALPKPTLVTVSRSSLDEYCPTEQVNSIQSRILAVLETLYGSLDVHKEYETTPEDNLPKAS, translated from the exons ATGAATTGTCCGCCATTGAAAAGGGTTTATGCAGATTTGCCCGTATGGATCGTAGAAGACCACTGTGAT GTGGTAAGTCCTATATATCGGGCTATAGCATCAAGGCACTTGCCGCTGAAGAACATCAAGATGGTCCATCTGGATTCCCACCCAGACCTCCTCATACCTGTCAATATGCCTGCAGATACTGTGTTTGACAAGGACACCTTGCTCAG tGAGCTGAGCATTGAGAACTGGATCATGCCCATGGTATATGCTGGGCATGTGTCTCACGTGGCATGGCTCCATCCCTACTGGGCACAGCAGATCAAGGAAGGAGAGCACGCCTTTTCTGTGGGAAAAGACTCCTCCACAACCACCATCAG AGTTACAAGTAAGGACGATTACTTTTTAAGTGACGGCCTGTATGTTCCTCAGGATCAGCTGGAGAATCCTAAACCTCTGGGACTGAGTGTTGTCTTAGTGAACCCTGTGGCATGTTGCCAGAGGAGAGACATGGAAAGGGACATTGAGAAGAGCTCTGCCAAAAGACCCAGGATAGAGAACAAGGGAGCTGGGGATGTGAATGATGCTCAACCCTCTGCTTCAGCTTCCAAGTCTGAAAGCAGCTCTAGTAGCTGTACTGACAGTATTCAGCCACCAGGTGACAGTATAACCTCAGGGAGCAGCAGCAATGGCAACAACAGAGAAGAGGAAAAGGAACCACTCAAACAGCCTTGTTTGAAGACTGACAAGGATGAGGGTTCAATGACCTACGCAGTGAACAGCCTTCTCTCCGTTATCAAACAAACTGATCCATACATACTTGACATCGATCTTGATTTTTTCTCTTGTAAGAATCCTTTCAAGGAGATGTATACACAG GATGAGTACAATATTCTACAGGAGCTATACAGCTTCAGGAAACCTAGAGAAGACCCAGATGAG GAGGAGTTGACAGAGTGTGTGGAGAGACGTATCCGGCAGCTGGAGGATCTGGAGGCAGCATTTGCAGACCTGGTGGAGGATGATAGTGAGGAGACAATCAGGCGCTGGGCTGCCAACCCTGG GATGACCTCTCTGGTCAAACTGGTGGGAAGCCTGCGGAGTCGAAATGAGGCTCCTGACTACGAAATG gtgcACCAGGCGGGGCTGACCTGTGACTACTCGGAGCTGCCCCACCACATCAGTAGTGAGGAGGAGGTTGAGAGACTGGTCCTGGCGGTGGAGCTCGTCCTGGAGGCCCTGCCGAAGCCCACCCTTGTCACTGTCTCCAG ATCCAGTCTGGATGAGTACTGCCCAACTGAACAGGTAAACTCCATCCAGAGTAGGATACTAGCCGTCCTGGAGACTTTATATGGCTCGTTGGATGTCCATAAGGAGTACGAGACGACACCAGAGGACAACCTGCCCAAGGCATCATGA